The DNA sequence GTAAACCACGGATTGGTTTTACTGCGGCAGAAATGTCATGTGTTAAAGGGACGAGAAGCGATAAAGAAGTGCCTTAAACAATGCATTCACTGCCAAAGACCGTGCACTCTACTTATGTCGGATCTCCCGACTGAAAGTTGGACGTACCCTCTTCACCATTAACCAACACCTCTGTCGATTGTTTTGGGCTCTATCACGTGTTGATTGAACGGAACAAAAGGGATAAATGTTGGGGTGCCATATTTACCTGCTACACTCGCGCCGTACATCTTGAGTTATTGCGAGGTATGAGCGAAGAAGATTTCTTGGCTGGTTTCCGAATCTTTGAGAATTTGAGGGGAAGACCTCGGACCATGTACTCTGCTAACGGCACAAACTTTGTGGCTGCCAAAAAAGCTATACAGTCCAAAAATATCCCCATCGCCTGGAAATTTCAAGTTCCCGGAGCTCCTCATTAGGGAGGAGCTCATGAATCATCAAATCTGCAAAAGGAGCTATGGACAGTGTACTACAAAAGGAATAGAATCAGTTGAGGAATTAGTGAGAGGACGTATTAAGGCTGCTGATGGCAGAAGTACAAGAATTACTTAATTCAAGACCTCCTTTGTACGAAGCTGGGAATCCAAGCAAGCCTACAACTCTCACACCCAACCACGTCCTTTTGTTGAGACCAAATCCAATCCTCCCCAACGGAAACTTTGCCCATATGAGTCCCAGGAAACATTTTCGATACATCCAATCCTTGGTGGATCAACTTTGGGAAAGGTGAATCCAAGAATATTTGCCCTCAATGATTTCAAGACCGAAATGGAAGACTGAAGGTCAAGAACTTGCCGTCGGTGATACAGTCATGATGATCGACCCGACGCTTCCACGGGGAAAATGGTTAAGTGGAAACATCTGTGAAACCCACCCCAGAAGAGATAAAAGAAGAGACTCGCCCTGTTACGAAATTATGCTTAATGTCGCGCAGTTCCGAAACCGCCAAGTGAAATACCGGGAagtaaggaagaagaggagaaatgTCTCGACGATTTGCATGAAATACTATTTGAGCTGTTTGTTTCCTTGCTGTTCCCTTCTAATTCATGTTTTCACCCTTGTTCTGATTCTCTTCAttcgttttcttgttttgttgTCTCCCTGAATTGAGAGCTGAATAACgagtttttttattgttgtcaAAGATGGCCGTCGGGAAATACACGTGATACTTTAGGTGCAGGTTTTTGTTAACTTTGAAACGCGAGAAATCGCAGAAGTAAGATGCAAAATAAAGTAATTTGGATAGCGGGAAAATTTGATAGCACAAAAAAGCATCAACGGGTATAACTTTGCTTAGGAAAGTtcgtgaaaatgaaaaaagttgcgAATGCATCGGAAAGAGTGAAAATAAATGCATTGGCATTTTAACAGCTTTAGTCATAACAACCCAATACTCCTTTTCTTCCATTTATTGTAGATTGCCACGCAGAAATCATCAGTCGGAGGTGCTTGAGGGATTTCCTTTTAACACAGTTGGAACATATGTCAAGCAGCCAGTGTGACACCATTGGTGATGGTATACCACTTATACTCGAGCCAAATCGACATAGTCAAGGATATTTCACCTTAAAGGTAATGTAAGTTTTCATAACGgagttttctcttttttaagGATGTTGTAACCGCTACTGAAAAGGGAATTTCCAGCAGTTTAAGATGAAAAAACTCTTTATTTTCATTAACTTTCAATTCATAAAACAACTGatccaccaatgaatttgaggtGGTAGATATGGCTAACTAGCCCTTGAACATGGGGCGGCTGATCAGGAATTTGGGTCACAAAGTTGTCCAATTCTAACTTCAAGGAAGCTACTGGATtgacacctacatactccctacacATTacacttcttcttttttcggtttttcgaaaatctgcCAGCAccgaaaaaacgaaaaattgtTGGATCTATTTCCCGCCTATTCAATGGGCTCCAGCACTCCTTAAGGTccataatgagtaaatgtccCACTAAAGGTTGAGGTTTAACCTTAAGAAAAGGATTAAGACGAAGAAAGGCCAAGCTTAGTGTGCTCGGAAAGAACTCCGAATATTTATGCTTTCGAGTTGATTATTTACTTATTATAGCTGAGTGGTCTGATTTATTCAAGGCAGCACAGATCTCCAGAGAATGTTAGTTCGAATCTCGCCTTTGGAAGACATCCTAACTAGGGAGGATATGTGGTGCAATGATTAAAGAAGTTTTCTTTTGATGTGAGAGATCgctggtttgattctcctctcTGACCTTTCTTAAGGAGACTCTTGTTCCATAATTTAGGTAAAATTAACAGAAAAGTCGAAGCCTTTGACAATGGGAAGTTGTTGTACTTGCTAAAAATCCTGATTTCTTTATGACTTTATTTCGGTGATTGAAAGAGATGCCCTGGTTGACTGCACAGCCctttatttcttcaaattgcctttaaaaTGTCCATCGGTATTAAGGTTTAGGAGTAACAGATctgcctttttttctccaaatatcGTGGCATAGTGGAGACCAAAGGCGGCAACCGCGGGGCTTGGGCGgttctcaaaaatatgaacgCGAGAACGGTATTGAATTAACTCTCGGGATGGGTCATTGTCGGCGAACCAATAAAACCTTAGAGCGTCCCGATGTTCATGGTTCAAGTGGAAGGAGTGGAACATGGATTCGATGTCTGCCACAAAACCGATATTTCCCTCCCAAAAGCGGGCTAAAACGCCCCTCAGCTTATTGATCTGGTCGGGACCTTGCAGGAGTTCCTTGTTAAGGCTCACGTCACTATGGACCGCCAAACAGTCAAAGAAAGGCGTGGTTTGGATTTCTTTGGGTTGAAAACAGGAAACACGGGGAAACACCATTCCTTTCCATCCATAACCTTGAGATCGTTCTTAGGAACGGGTTCGACGTGGTTTGCTCGTATAGCGGTGCCCATAGCCATCAAACAAGGCTCTAGTCTTTGAGATTGTTCACTGAACTTGTCCAAGGTACGCTTGGTTCGACGAAAAAATGGGATCTGATTGTTAGGTAAATGAGAGTCGTCTTTCTTGAATGGGAGAGGCATTTCCAGATTTCCTTTCTCGTTTACGTGTACACCTTGCTGAACAATACTCAAGAATCGCCGGTCCTCTTGTGAACATCCAGCCAACTCATCGTCATAGTTAGAGCCAACTATGCCGTGTTGGAGGGCCCCTGCATGAAGCTTGCGTGGCTTCCGGCCAAAGGTAATGAATGTTCGATAGTGGTTGTGATCATCCGAAGGCTCTACACCAGTACGAAGGGCCTGTAATTGAGATTTTGGCTCAGAGTTTGTTTGGGGACACATCAAACCAACAACTGCCCATCCCAATGCACTGTGTGTATGTGACCCGAAGGGTTGCCATGATAACTCCAGAATTGCCCCACCCCAGAATTGGCAATACATCAGTACACAATTGAACCCGGCTGATATTGCCTCAAGACCACAAGATCCAGCATCGTTGGAAAAGAGCTGTTGGCTCCAAGGCCCCAATTTTCTTTGGGCTAGTGATGGTCTCAACCCATCTGTCTCATTCAGTTTCCCCAAATTATCTACCAGAGCTACTTCCAGAGGACATGTCAACAACTGTGCTTTCAACCAAGGTACCCTATGGCGGAGGGAGGTTCCAAAACCTTTTCACAAACATATCATCATGGACTAGACAGATAAAGGCCGCGACCCTTGCCCTGAAAATATGCGGGCTATGGCTGGGAAGAGCCTGATCCCGCTTGAAAAGACGTTGCCCAGTGAATTTCCAAGCCGCTGAGGAGTATGCACCCTTATTGTTGTTTCAAGACATCCAGTCAACTTATTTTATTGTAAGGACATATCTACTCTTCATTCTCTAGGAAGTTTCAACCAAACCTACGAATTGGCCTCACTCTCGCCATTTGTTAATGGCGATGGCCAAATGTGAGTGAGAGGTCGGCTTAAACGAAGTCAGGTGATAGGGAGTGTGTGTGAATCGAATATATATTTGCATTGAAACACATGTATTCAGCTAAGGAGTAGCTGGTCATTGATTATATGTACGCAATTCTTACGGGTATAATTGATGTTTATTAATGTGAAAGTGTATATAAGTGTATaggtgcaatgtttttttttaaacaattatgTAGTGGTACCGATTCGTGGCTGACCAATACCAATGATGAATATCAAGTACATTGATATCTATAAAGGATTCGACTCGGCCTCGAACTAAGGAGTGGTTTGTGGATATCGGGTAATTCGCCTAAGTCCCGGGAAGAAGAGAATTAGCACAAGTGTGGATGCTTGGtactttatttcttgttgAGTATTTTATACAAGGAGACACACTTACACAGTCTACTCGGGTTGAGAGTCCAGTAGCTACTTATTTCATCTTCATGGCTGAGTTCACCAAGAAACCTCTTGCTGCCTTTTTATGCATTGGGGTGATGACAGATAAATGGGTTACACAGTCTGACATCTTCGCATTGCTGCTTTGTTACATGACAGGTTGACAGGTTGACAGGTCCTCGGCTTCCAGCCTACTTGGCTTGACGTCTTTACACACTGCATTCATCAATCTTCGTTGGTGGGATTGGCATGCTTGGCCTTGACATCTCTGCAACACTTTTTGCTTCTAACATTAATCCTCGTTCCATAGTTGTTGCTCTGATGAATATTGGTTCTTCTCCTACAGTGGTCTATCGCAACTCAGTACTATACGGCTGAATGCCGTTTCACTACAATTACATTGAACAAGGTCAAAGGGGTTATGTTGAAAAGGGTATTGGGGGACGTTCAAATGTGTGAACCTCAAACACACGGTCCAATGATGGCTTCAACTTTGATGCCCGCACCGGGGTTCGAACCGATATCAACAGCATGATACAGTTTGCGCCCTAATCAACTGAGCCACAAGAACAACTGATAAATCAGTTGAAGTTAGAAGGCCTTGAAGTTAGAAAGTGCTTGTGTCATAACGGAGTAGTCTTCGCAAAGGCTGAAGCCGCCGCCTTAGCTTCTCAAAGTGTTTGTGAAGTCCTCAACTCTTTTGAGGCATTCCAGACTTTATACATGTTGTGAACCATGCAGTCGGCCGCCAATGGGAGGGAGGAGAAATGCTACCATTGTCCATGGCTCTGGTGTTTTGATGAGGATTGGGACCAAAGTGGTCGAAATCAACGCCAAAAAGCTTCACTATCTGTTCCAGCACCTTCAAGAGGGTTGGCTGAATGCTCACTGGGCGGGATCTGGCGGTGTCGTTACGAGATTCCCCCTTGCCTTTAAGGACAGGGGTGACCATGCTAATTTTAAACCCATCGGGAACCCTGAAATTCGACAGTGATTTGTTCACTAGGTGGGAGACTGGCCAATATCTGAACACCTAGTTTCAAGACGAATGTGGGGATACCATCAGCGCCCCTCGCAGGTTTGTCACGTAGCCCTTTTATGATGTTTGCAACCCGGGTAGCATTTGCAAAAGAGAAACGAAATCTGAATGGCATTTCCTCCTCAGATGGTTGATCAGATGCCTGTACCTGAGGTGGCATAATGGTGGACCGGAGGTCCTCTATCCTTTCCACATAGAAATTATTAATAGCCACCGCCGCTTCCCCATCAATGGAAGTGGAGGAACCATTGATGCTCAGGGCGGGAGGCAGCATTGGGGAGGGTTTACCAAGTGCCTCTCGTGCTAAGTCTCAAAGGACCCTAGAGGAACCCATGGCCTTTTCAAGCTTGGAGAGGTTGGACCGCAGCTTGTCCCGTCGGACGAGTTTGTTAGTTCTGTTTCTGAACGTTTTGTATTAGGTCCTGCGAGTTGCAGAGTCCCTCCTTTTTATGAGGGCAAGTGTTTCATTGGAGCAAACTTGCCCCCCTTCTTACTTTGAAGGCTTTCATAGGTGCCACCAGATCCATGGCATGCGTGATTCCACTCACCAATAAGTGATGGATGCTCTCCACGTCATCCAACTTATAAATTTCGTGCCAGTTCCACCCATTTAATGCATCCTCTAAAACACGCTTAGACATATGCTAAGAACTGTGGTGAGTAGGTCTGACGACTTTTACTTTTGAACTTTCGTGATCAAGGGCCTATGATCTGATGTGGAGTCGGGGAGAAAAATCACAGTGACGCTGGCACCAAAAACTGTGATGTGCGTATGGGAAGTGCTTCCCAAATTGCTTTGTTGACAGGGCATCTCCAGCATCACGGCCAATGAGAACCCACACCGGAGAAGTCTGATCAATACTGAGGAAGTGCTTGACCAAATGCGCGATATGACGATGAGCCCTGACCATGGAAAGGGTGGCCACTTCTCTCTTAGTATTGGGGATCATCTCATTTTTGAGGGCGGGCGGTAGCGAGaagctttctttttcattatcaaCCGTTACCAAGAGTCCACGGAGAATTCTTCGCTCTTGACGGTGCTTGTGCCCACTTAGTGTAGACATACGTATATTATGAATGGCTTGGCGAGGACACGGCGAAGTAGTCAAATACCTACAAATGGGTTAACAAACAAGGAGTTCGACTGTTCGTCAAGGGTAGCATGACACCGGAGGTAAAGCCCGGATTGTTCTGGGAGACTTGGGTCGACtaacaagtttttttccacAACTAAACCCTGATTCCCTTCTTCCACAGAAAACCGAGCAGTAGACGTCTTTGAAATATTCACGTTACCTTGAAGCGGTTTGGGAAAGAGACTCTCGAGATGATTGGTCACTATTGGAGACGTGCGCATCGGCAAGCCCTCATAAGCTCCACCCGTTGTAAATTGGAGCAAGGAATGATGATGAAGCGAGTGACAATGGGAGCAAGCGTGGGTTGAATTGCAGTTACCCCCGCGAAATGGGGACCAAGACATTTAAAGTACAGACGTCTCTTTGCGGCCATCTGGCGTCGTTGATCAACGTTGAGCTTTGAAAACGCCTTGCACTCACTGGTTGTCCTTCGAAAGCGTGAGAGGAACAAAATGTCAACATCGGACTTGGTGGTTCTGCATTCATCGGATCCGGGGTCTCAATGGCCATGGTCGTTAACGCCTGACGAGTTCCCTTTCCAAGCCGTTCGATAGAACTTCGGGCTTTGGCATTggcaagatttgaaaattgctccGCGATGTTATTGAGAAAATCGAGGAAAATGACAAAGTCTGAATGCTTATATCCATGGGTCGCTTCAAACTGTGTCCCCTTGCTCCTCCACCGACTCTGTAGGTGGTTTGGAAGCTTCTCCCAAATCGGTCTCACTCCTTCCGGGAAATCGAGAGTGCGAAGGTTAGGGACCATATCCATGTGAGCAGCCACTACCATACACAAGTCGTGCAGCTCCCGCAAGCCCTGCCCCAAGCTGTTGTCTTCTTCTAGCACGGGAAAATCTGTTTCAGACTGAGAGCAACAGTGGAAGTAGCTCCATATCGGCGTGTGAGCTGAGTCCAAATACTTTCCAAAGCAAGCGAGGGGTTAGCTCCCCTAGTAGCCAAGTACTTGTCCACCACTCTTTTAGACTCTCCGACGGTGTTGGCCTGAATGATCGATATCTCATCCAAGGGCGTTAGACTGACACCTTGAACCTTGTTTTCGAACAAACCTTTCTTGTGTAAAACCGCTCGTCATTACCTGTGCCCACAAACGGGTCAGGAGATTTCACAAATAACTTCTTACAAATGAGGAATTGGGTGGCATTATTTGCTTGTGGATCCAAAGAAGAATTTGGATTCATTGCCCCGGTCAGTGATTTTGGGCCACCTTAGTCTAACCTTTGGGGCCTGGAAACCAAATATGGCTTCCAAGGCGTGCGAGGAATCTTAAATGGATTGGTTTCCGTGCCGATATTTGTACACTCTGAGCCTGAGGTCGATTCGTAAGCTAGATTAGTTCTTGGTTGAGGGTCAAGAAAGGGGTTTCCAGGGCTGGACGTGGGGATGGTTTGAAACACGTAGTCCACCGGTTTTGCACGTTACCCTGAATCTCCAAACCGACGCTATGCAGTCAAGGCTGGTTGAAATGGGTTGAAACTGGGGCCGTCTGCACCGTGGTTCAATGGTGTGTCGAACCCAAAAATACCAGGGTCAGTCCGTCTCGAGTCTTCAATGACGCCAGTCTCACATGCTTCACTGTATCCCAATCCAGGATCGATCAGAGCCAATTTTTAAGATAACGTCTCCCATTCCAACAACCGGAGATCCTCCTCTCCAATTAGCAACCTCAGTTCTGTCTCTAGGACCTCATTGGCCTTAAGAcgcttcaattttctttttttaagatacAGGTCTCATTTCGTTTTCTCAGCTTCTCGCTCTATTCAGGCATGTTCTTCAGCTAGCAAGGCTTTATCGTCTTGTAGCTTTGCTTCGTTTGCCATCCTGTTTCCAAGGCTTGAGCAATCCGCACCTTTTTGATTGCTTCCTGATGGGCTTGCTCCAAGGTCTTGGAGTATCTTCCCGAAGACACAAACCGCTTGTTGATGAGTTTAATCTTGTCATCCGTATTCTTTTCTTGGTGTGGCCGATTGGTCAACGCGCAAATGGACGCCTTGTAGTCATTGGTCGCCTGCTTGACGTTGGTGGCCTTCTTTTCAGGTGACCTACACTCTCTGAACCGTATATCGGTTCCATGGCCTCCGTGAGTAGGCTTGAGGAGTCATTATAACGGGCCCACACCAAGGGCGTTGATTCCCGGATCACCACCGGGCCCCTGCATTGTACTAGGGATGCTTTCCGGGGCAGGCATGAGGGCCAGTGCTTGTGGATCTGTGGGGGGCGGAGACAGGTTTAGGTACAATAAAAGTGGAAGTCAATGTTCatcattgaacttgaacttggttGACTGATTTATTGCACGGGAAAAGAGAGGTTTATTTAGAACTGAATGAATTATTGCGAGTATGAATGGTGGTTAAGAGAGAGCATGAGTAATGACATAAcaaccctaaatcctgggttgggacaaagctcatgaatgcttttgaagacgtacagtatcagatacctttcgcaccttctctgaatactgtacaatctcaacctttctaacctctcccagtgcgagagctctctcatatcctcatagttcctagtaaaacatctttggacctgctcaagcttttgcaaacctactgaactaattggagcccaaatgggagaggcattttcaagatgcggcttaacaatcgacttgcacagagttagcatcgtgatactatctctggacttaaacgtgcgatgtatccaaccacatgtttgaaaagctttaccaactttcaactggataggctcatcgaactttccgttatcttggaggactacacctaaatccttcatggatgagacctgctcatgtccttaccttcatcatctaatagtggagtgtctaatggcgtcgacccaaaggtcattgagcggaatttcattccattcagtgccatgttactcgcaacaacccaagggtagatttggtctaggacctctaacagaaaaccagagttctgaccaCTCCTGTGCGGACTTGCCCCTAACTCTTTATACTCTAACGATCGCTGTCGGAATATCCCAATATAATGGTGCCTACCCGTTTAAATACAAACCGAATCTAACTCAATACGAAATGAATGACACGTACACGTAGATGGTTCGAGGTTGTCTCTGCGACTGAGCAAAAGCTCGCGAGTGaatttatttatatatgtaAGAGAATCCCTAGCTGAAAACCGGAAGATAGGTGCCAAAGCCCGACTTTGGCCTCCCAGGCTGACCAGGCCGTCCACGGTCGCTTCAGGCGTAAGGATCAACTCGCTTGGTTGACTAATGATGACTCCTANNNNNNNNNNNNNNNNNNNNNNNNNNNNNNNNNNNNNNNNNNNNNNNNNNNTGCCTTGGATCctaatctcatggagcctgttaactaaaaggccatgatctaccttgtcaaaggccttggcaaagtcgaggtAAACTACAtggactgattcatggctctccagtccctcaataacctgctctatatgttcaatcagttgggtaactgtgctaaaatgtgctctgAATCCATGCtgtctaggaggaaggacttcatggatatcaagaaattaaaCAAGTCTGAAcgtcatgatcttctcaaacaccttcgcaatattcgaagtgagagaaatcgggctatagttactggggagtgacctatctccccctttgaaaattggaacaatatgaactagcttcagagaagaggggaacttgcccagatccaagatgcaacgcatcaagtacaagaaaataggagcaagaaccagtgagcatctcatcagaaactgagatgtcgcaCCATCAGGGCaaggagagctcgagggttTCAGGTCGCTGATGggctctaaagcatcttgatctgtgacccCAAGATCATCTAAgcgctcaacttgacaagccttgccagtcccaacaaactcatcaatagagcaatggactgttgctcctaaactcagtggagttgaaaacacactagagaactgatctccaagtatgttggccatagtcaCTACATTGtcaatggcttccccatcgacctcaaaaggcccaacagagtgtttcatttttctcttagagtttgcataagagaaaacgcctttggattcgacctcacctcttgaacaactctactttccttgttcaactgatcggtCTCAGTGGAGGCTTttattctaccttggattaaatccaactttctttccaggctagc is a window from the Tigriopus californicus strain San Diego chromosome 2, Tcal_SD_v2.1, whole genome shotgun sequence genome containing:
- the LOC131893131 gene encoding uncharacterized protein LOC131893131 codes for the protein MSKRVLEDALNGWNWHEIYKLDDVESIHHLLALRTGVEPSDDHNHYRTFITFGRKPRKLHAGALQHGIVGSNYDDELAGCSQEDRRFLSIVQQGVHVNEKGNLEMPLPFKKDDSHLPNNQIPFFRRTKRTLDKFSEQSQRLEPCLMAMGTAIRANHVEPVPKNDLKVMDGKEWCFPVFPVFNPKKSKPRLSLTVWRSIVT